Genomic segment of Apium graveolens cultivar Ventura chromosome 7, ASM990537v1, whole genome shotgun sequence:
gggtcacagtacagagtagttgattaattattaagattgggtgttattaagggaaatggaactcgtgacaacccggatccccgaccccggatttgggggtgttacaccttcAATGAGCTCTGGAAAGAGCGTAAGGCGCGCCCTATATGGGAAATGGTTTTGGACAGGTTCCAGACATGGCTGCTTGGACGGATTCCGTGGAAGGCTCAAGGAAGATGGAGTTAATTATGACTAAcgtatttgatgcaggtactctattgaagaactccttcctgtagcacatctacaggaaaggcggtgtccgtggtcagagacctccaggggtatgcctggactgaaggcctcctcctgtagtcactgggtgtcctcattggggatgtggggtgaaatctggtgtgtgctttgggagctctgtctctatagtcaacgggtgtcctcgttgggagactttggagtatcctgcactttgcacccaaaagcttgggatcacttgttctgcaatctggtaggggctccttatcgggggacaaggatgcgtccaacatttggggtgaaccacggctatacctgcgtccgcggactagagaaacagctggtagcggagggttatccttggccaggagatgccttatccgtgaagtcttaaagccgcggacgagccttgggcctttgtggttgggcctcatcggcggacattcctaaagctagtagaagacggtttccagtgggtttctcattgggcctcgggacaagaaatctaagcccgttaggtttcttgttccccaagaactacgttggcttgattccctataaatagggatacgtagacAAATATCAAAGGGTCGAAAGCGAGAGCCTTAAGGAGCCACCATCAACCCTAAgtaatctcagcccccaataatcaccaccaccaaataATGTTCATACTTCCCGACGAacactgttcatcggatccaccaGGTACTGTTCACGTTTTCGATAAAaaaccaccgtcatagatcttgtttccggccacgaacctcaaattttgttgttaccaaattcctccgtcaacagtTATCAACAATTTTTCTTAACATTTCACGTAAATATTTGTAGATATTGTAGGTAGGTTAGGCTGGGAGATGCTTTCATTCTTCGTTTTTAGAAGTGGGCTCAATCTCATTTCAGTACAATAACAAAAAAAATTGGGCCAGTTTGTGCCCAGGTTGGAGAACGGGGACAACTACAAATACTTATTGGGCTGGCTTAGGATAAAACTAAACTAATGTAATACTGTGTGTACTTGCAATGGTTTAATGAAAAAAGTCATACAATAAATTGTCTTAGATTTATTTTTAGTTAGTTCATCTGACAAACACTTCTAAGCGGAGAAGATACATACATAGTGACACATATACATACAGGCAATACCATAACATATTCTGAGTTTCTGACACACACCCACTTAGTTACACACCCTACTgatcatatatatacatacacgtttGTGCGTTGATGAAGGAAGAAGATATTAGTTGAATTGAATGTTTAATACTAGTAGTAATaaagaagaagatcaagaaataGACAAAGGGTGGAATATGAATCGACAGATCTCCTCAATGTTATTACAACCTAGATCACTTCTCATCTTTGTTGTTGCTACCATCCTTATCTTTCTTGCCTTCCCCTTCTCTCAACAGGTCAATCTTTATCCCTTTTTTTGCATTTTATGCATTTGGGGATGTTTAAGAATTGATTTTTGGATCTGGATTGTTTTAAAAATGTGATTTTGATTGGTTTTTGCAGATTGTGAAATTCAATTTTGTAGTTTTTGGGTTATGATGTTATGTTGAGCTAGAATATTAGTTTTTTAGTTTATTATGACTTGATGGTTTTATTAGCGAGCTTGCTTGAAGATTTTTATAGTTTTGGTGATTGCCATTGGTAAAGTTTGGTATTTTGGTGCTGTATCATTGTTTATCTGGTTGAAGTTAACACAATTGGATTAGTGGTGAAGTTGGTTAGGGCAGTGGATAATATTGGGTGGAATTAATGACTTGTACCATGGAGGACCAAATAAATGCAAAGAAAGGTTCCTAAATATGGTGTACTTTCGCACTCCCGATTGATTGTTCACTTTGTATTTCAGTGTCTGTCTTTGGGGGTAGCTAAAGGGGGGTGGTGCTTATCTAGTGCTGCAAAAATTACAGTGTACTAGCATGAAACTATAATTTTTTTTCTGTTCCTGTATTGGGTAGCAAAGCAGTTAACTCCTGAGGAATTCCTTTCAACCAAGAGGGGTGTATTTGGACATATGATCAAAACACTTTAACGCTTATAAATCTTTTACTATAAAATTGCAGCAACTCATTAGATTGGTTGCATGTTTGAAAGATAATCTTTTAAAGTTAGTAAAGGAGTTATGAGTGTGATCTACCACTCATCTGGCATCCTGTAACTCTCTAGGGGGAAATGACGAGTGTAGAGAACTCTTTTAATCTGCTTTTACATATTTATAAAACCAATCATATCTTTAAGTTCATCTTAATAACCTGTGAAGATGATCTGGTTGAATATAATCACTACTCCTATGAATTATGATACCATACTCTATGGTACATATACTGTTTTTGTTAGTGAGTTTCCGACTGTAGTTTCTAAATGGGTGTGAATATGCAAGTTACATTATATGCTTGTAGTTCATACACGAGGAAGTATTCTACTTAATGCAGGACAAGGAATCACAAAGATGGTAAACGAAAGATAGTTGGTTTGAATAAAGAAATAACCTCAGAACATCACCCGTCTTAATGTTGCTTAATAGCACCAGGACTATTACCCTTAGGATTTTCGACTGCACAAGAGAATACTTTGTTTGGATAGCAAACCATAACAGGATTAGTCTTAATTTTAATAGTCGATCTAAGTCTTCCAATAATAAAGGATGGCATCTCCTTATGTTGGAGAAAATCCCTAAAACCTAACCAATAAGTAAGATCCTAATAACAAGGATACTATTAAATAAAGGAAACAACTTCTTCTGTTATGCTCCTACCATAACTTAAAAACTAGACATGAGTAGTTGCAAGAAATACTCAAGGTTGTAAATTCGGAAATCGGTTCGACTTGGTTTTGCTTCCGGAAAAATGAGTACTCGAAGAGTACTCGGGAACTAGTCGTAGATCATTTCTTAttctttttattcaaattttagtGTGCATATGTAAGAACTTGAAGTTTTAATCATAATACATTTTTTTGTTATAtactaaaattaattatttactaatatttttagattaaacaataataaataatttttttaagaatACACTAACAATAATATAGTTGAAATGTGTACTAGCAATTGACAAAGTAAAGTCCGTTTGACGGAGTTAAACTGTCGATTCTTTACAAAATCATTTTTGGTCCCGATTACTTGGAATTCGGATTAGTTTTATGTTGCTTCTTCGGTTCCAGGGTTATTTTCTTATTCTTGTAGAAGATGGTTTCTTGTTCTCCGAACTATGATTTTAAGACGAATATGTGTTGGTACTGCAGTGTTTGTGCTTTTTAATAGAAAGACTGAATtaaatttgttgtttgggttgtCAGATATTACAAATGTTTTCTTGTTGCTGTTTAATTTGTTGTCTTCTACTTAAGATTTTTGCTAATTTTATGCTGAAGTAGTCATTATTTTGTTATCAGGAAAAAGAGGAGGTGGAAGTGCGACATGACATCACCCACAGAGTATTTTTGGATGTTGATGTCGATAAGCAACGTGTAGGTATGGTTTCTTTATGTATCATATTCCACATAAGTACCTTCTCAATTTGAATAGGAGTATAGCTCATTTACATTTTAAATGTTTTGTCGCATTCCAACTCCCCCACAACTGAGCTAAATTAATATTCTCTAAACTCTTAATTACTCAAATTTGTTAAATTAAATGAATGCTTAGGACGTGTTTAAGTTTTCCATGTCGTAAGAAACTAGTAACGCTATTAAATTACAATAGCATATTTTTCTCAAGGTATAGTAATTACTTCTTGACCCGTTTTCACGACACGCAAGAAATTTGTTATAATTGACCTCaacatgttgtttatcatgaAAACAAGAACCTCTGATTAGGTGGATGCTACAGACAGCGGTGGAAAGTGGAGACTTAGTTTGATGAGTTCATTCTGAATGCCACGGAAAATTTTGACAAGTTCAAATTTAGCTCTTCACAAAACATAGAGAATACTCCACCAATTTATGAATAGAAGATATCTCATTATTATTTTTACAAGCTATTATATAGGCTGGATATTCCAATAAAATTCAGAAAGACAATCAACCATGTCAAGGTTGAAAACACATCCAGGAGTAATAATAGAACTTTTGGCAATTTTAGAGGCCTTCGCTACCAACAATAATGGCCCAATCAAAGTTTAATGTACTAGACAAAATGAAAGGAAGGTAGACTATCTTGCCATGCAAGCCTGACAAACATACCAAATTGTTGTAAACATTGCTGTTAACACTTGCCAAAATTATGCCCAATCTTTTGACTTTTTCTTAGACTTAAATCAGATTGATGCATCTTTGTTGAAAGGCTGGTTCATGCTCATTGGACCTTTACAAATTTGACCGAGCCCGAACTTGAACTAAACCATCGAGTACATCTTTAAACTTCTTTGCTCATTCTTTAGTAGTTGGATCAACTAGAACCGGATACCTTAAATTTGTGCCTGAATTTGCATCACACGTAGTTCCTGCTGAGTGCTGACTAAAACTTTAAATATGTTACTATATGTATATTTATGATTCTCCCCTCTTGAGAAGTTTAAGGATTCTTTTGAAATCTCAGCCATGAATTATACTGGAAATATTTAtcttatttgttagtaagttatTTTATTAAAGTTATATAGTTTTTTAGAAGGGATAATGTATAGGTTATCTTTATCTGAATTCTGAACTTAAATCaaatatgtttaatactcaatcTTGTATCCTGTAATTTTAATCTTGTAATCAAATCATCATAGTCTCTTTACCTAAATGCCAAACTTATGTTTGACTATCTTCAGGTAGAATTGTCATTGGGTTGTATGGTGAAGTTGTGCCCAAAACAACAGGTATGCTTTTTTATCTTATGTGACGGCTACTTTACAAACTGATCCCAAACTTGAGATTTCGCTCTAGAAACCTGTATAGCCTGCTTGTACTTTACACATTACCAGAAAACGATTGGCAGATTTTTTCACCAGAACTtttgtcaaaaaaataatttCTATTTTCTGTTATTTTGCAGAGAACTTCCGTGCTCTTTGTACAGGTAAAGAACTCATGCACTGGTGTCAGAATACGCAACAATGTACCGAAGCTACAAATTGTTTTTTCTGCATGCATAAACTAACGTATATATATGGAATTAGGTGAGATGGGCAAGCATGCTAATGGAAAAGCTCTACATTATAAGGGAACACCATTCCATCGTATCATCCCTGGGTTCATGATTCAAGGCGGGGATATTGTCAATGGTAATGGAAGTGGAAATATATCTATATATGGTGGTACGTTTCGAGATGAAAATTTCAAGATAAAGCACTCACATCCAGGTAGAGTTGCTTGCCCTAATCTATGAAACATCTTTTCATCCTTTGCAT
This window contains:
- the LOC141672802 gene encoding peptidyl-prolyl cis-trans isomerase CYP21-1 — translated: MFNTSSNKEEDQEIDKGWNMNRQISSMLLQPRSLLIFVVATILIFLAFPFSQQEKEEVEVRHDITHRVFLDVDVDKQRVGRIVIGLYGEVVPKTTENFRALCTGEMGKHANGKALHYKGTPFHRIIPGFMIQGGDIVNGNGSGNISIYGGTFRDENFKIKHSHPGVVSMVNPGPDSNGSQFFITTVKASWLDGEHVVFGRVIEGMDTVYVIEGAAGTYSGKPRKKVLIADSGEISKSEWEESRKTATTS